From one Flavobacterium kingsejongi genomic stretch:
- the nrfD gene encoding NrfD/PsrC family molybdoenzyme membrane anchor subunit, whose amino-acid sequence MSSHYEAPIRKPLVIGDKSYHDITVDVARPVEGRANKQWWIVFSIALTAFLWGVGCIIYTVSTGIGTWGLNKTVGWAWDITNFVWWVGIGHAGTLISAVLLLFRQKWRMAINRSAEAMTIFSVVQAGLFPVFHMGRPWLAYWVLPIPNQFGSLWVNFNSPLLWDVFAISTYLSVSLVFWWTGLLPDFAMLRDRAITPFTKRVYSTLSFGWSGRAKDWQRFEEVSLVLAGLATPLVLSVHTIVSFDFATSVIPGWHTTILPPYFVAGAIFSGFAMVNTLLIIMRKVSNLEDYITVQHIELMNIVIMITGSIVGTAYITELFVAWYSGVEYEQYAFLNRATGPYWWSYWLMMTCNVFSPQFMWSKKLRTSIMFSFIISIVVNIGMWFERFVIIVTSLHRDYLPSSWTMFQPTFVDIGFYIGTIGFFFVLFLLYSRTFPVIAQAEVKTILKGSGENYKKLREEHNHSDHE is encoded by the coding sequence ATGTCGTCTCACTACGAAGCACCCATTAGAAAACCTTTAGTTATTGGTGATAAATCTTATCACGATATAACAGTAGATGTAGCCCGACCTGTAGAAGGTAGGGCCAATAAGCAATGGTGGATTGTATTTTCAATTGCTTTAACCGCTTTCCTGTGGGGAGTCGGTTGTATTATATATACTGTGTCTACAGGTATTGGTACATGGGGATTAAATAAAACAGTCGGATGGGCCTGGGATATCACCAACTTCGTTTGGTGGGTTGGTATCGGTCACGCAGGAACATTGATTTCAGCAGTACTTTTATTATTCCGTCAAAAATGGAGAATGGCCATTAACCGTTCTGCAGAAGCAATGACCATTTTCTCTGTAGTTCAGGCAGGTTTGTTCCCGGTATTCCACATGGGTCGCCCATGGTTAGCCTACTGGGTACTTCCAATCCCGAATCAATTTGGTTCCTTATGGGTGAATTTCAACTCCCCATTACTTTGGGACGTATTTGCAATTTCAACGTATCTTTCTGTATCGCTGGTTTTCTGGTGGACTGGTTTGCTTCCTGATTTTGCAATGCTTAGAGACAGGGCAATTACACCTTTTACAAAAAGAGTTTATTCTACATTAAGTTTCGGATGGAGCGGTAGAGCAAAAGACTGGCAGCGTTTTGAAGAAGTATCTTTGGTACTGGCCGGTTTAGCAACACCTTTAGTACTTTCAGTACACACCATCGTATCTTTTGACTTTGCTACTTCCGTAATTCCGGGATGGCATACTACAATTCTTCCTCCATATTTCGTGGCAGGAGCGATCTTCTCCGGATTTGCAATGGTAAATACCCTGCTGATCATTATGAGAAAGGTCTCTAATCTTGAAGACTATATTACTGTACAGCATATCGAATTGATGAACATCGTAATCATGATTACAGGTTCTATCGTAGGTACTGCTTATATCACAGAACTTTTCGTAGCCTGGTATTCCGGAGTGGAATATGAGCAATACGCTTTCCTTAACAGAGCAACCGGACCTTACTGGTGGTCGTACTGGTTAATGATGACTTGTAACGTTTTCTCTCCACAGTTCATGTGGTCTAAGAAATTAAGAACAAGTATCATGTTCTCTTTCATCATCTCTATTGTTGTAAACATTGGTATGTGGTTCGAGCGTTTCGTAATTATCGTAACTTCATTACACAGGGATTACCTTCCGTCTTCTTGGACTATGTTCCAGCCGACGTTTGTGGATATCGGTTTCTATATCGGTACTATTGGATTCTTCTTTGTATTGTTTTTATTATATTCAAGAACATTCCCTGTAATTGCACAGGCCGAGGTTAAGACTATATTAAAAGGTTCAGGGGAAAACTATAAAAAATTAAGAGAAGAACATAATCATTCAGATCATGAGTAA
- a CDS encoding DUF3341 domain-containing protein yields the protein MSNKVIYAIYNDDDVLMDAVKQTRAAHHHIEEVFTPFPVHGLDKAMGLAPTRIAICAFLYGLVGLSVATALMNYVMIEDWPQDIGGKPSFSYIQNMPAFVPIMFELTVFFAAHLMVITFYMRSRLWPFKTAENPDVRTTDDHFLMEVAVHGNEDEMVTFFQNTGAVEVKVIEKH from the coding sequence ATGAGTAACAAAGTTATATATGCTATTTATAATGATGACGATGTCCTGATGGACGCTGTTAAACAGACCCGTGCTGCACATCATCACATTGAGGAGGTATTTACACCTTTCCCGGTTCACGGATTGGATAAAGCAATGGGGTTAGCCCCAACAAGAATTGCCATTTGTGCTTTTCTTTACGGACTGGTAGGTTTGTCAGTTGCAACTGCGCTGATGAATTATGTAATGATCGAAGACTGGCCACAGGATATTGGTGGTAAGCCAAGTTTCAGTTACATCCAGAATATGCCGGCTTTCGTTCCAATTATGTTTGAGTTGACTGTATTTTTTGCAGCCCACCTTATGGTTATCACTTTTTATATGAGAAGTAGATTATGGCCATTTAAAACAGCGGAGAACCCGGATGTAAGAACAACGGATGATCACTTCTTAATGGAAGTGGCAGTACATGGTAACGAAGATGAAATGGTAACATTTTTCCAAAATACCGGTGCAGTTGAAGTTAAAGTAATTGAAAAGCATTAA
- a CDS encoding TAT-variant-translocated molybdopterin oxidoreductase, with product MSSNKKYWKSVEELNDNSSIVETLRNNEFVEAIPTDEFLGDKEALGASSTTRRDFLKYVGFSTAAATLASCEGPVMKSIPYVVQPEEIIPGVADFYATTIADGFDFANILIKTREGRPIKVEANNLAGSKIAPNARVHASVLSMYDSMRLKNPKIAGKSESWDAVNANVAASLAEAKATGKQIVVLTNTTASPSTDKLIAEFIAKYPGAKHVVYDAVSSSEALDAFQEVYGERALVDYDFGKAATIVSVGADFLGDWQGGGFDCNYGKGRVPKNGKMSRHIQFESNMSLTGANADKRYPMTVTDQKLALAKIYGIVTGNAVAVGKFANEEAVNNAAAQLKAAGSKGVLVSGLQDKNAQLLVLAINQALGSEAFNTTQTRQIRKGNSAQVLELLNDIKAGNVHTLIMSGVNPVYTLPNGKEFGEALKKVKTSVTFSLKEDETVLASTIAAAAPHYLESWGDVTIVKGHYSLMQPTIRPLFETKQFQEALLTWAGNSTSYYDYLKGYWNASVLSGKTWNQAVHDGFFVGTVSGGGAGSVAGIAAAATALSQSKPAGALELVLYTKTGMGDGQQANNPWLQEFPDPITRVSWDNYLTISRVDADNLGLKNYNVANGGLNGSYVTLEVGGTKLEKVPVIIQPGQAKGTVGLALGYGRKAALKTEMQVGVNAYSLYKDFNGVQAVKITKESGSDHEFACVQLQRTLMGRGDIVKETTLNIFNTKDAEIWNPVPMVSLDHKETPSTKVDLWTEFDRSVGHHFNLSIDLNSCTGCGACVIACHAENNVPVVGKSEVRRSRDMHWLRIDRYYSSEETFEGDGITKDKASGLMNSIDTFQGLEHPSDNPQVAFQPVMCQHCNHAPCETVCPVAATSHGRQGQNHMAYNRCVGTRYCANNCPYKVRRFNWFLYNKNSEFDYHMNDDLGRMVLNPDVVVRSRGVMEKCSFCIQSTQAVILKAKREGRVVAKDEFNNACACSAACSSGAMVFGDVNDKESEVAQLVEDDRMYHLLEHIGTKPNVFYHVKVRNT from the coding sequence ATGTCATCAAACAAAAAATACTGGAAAAGTGTTGAAGAACTAAACGATAATAGTTCTATTGTTGAGACGCTTAGAAATAACGAATTTGTTGAAGCAATACCTACTGATGAATTTTTAGGAGATAAAGAAGCATTGGGTGCGTCATCTACAACACGTCGTGACTTTTTGAAGTACGTTGGTTTTAGTACTGCGGCGGCAACTTTAGCATCATGTGAAGGTCCGGTGATGAAGTCGATTCCTTATGTTGTTCAGCCAGAAGAAATTATTCCAGGTGTTGCCGATTTTTATGCAACTACAATTGCAGATGGATTTGATTTTGCTAATATCTTAATCAAAACCAGAGAAGGTCGTCCTATTAAAGTTGAAGCTAATAATTTAGCCGGTTCAAAAATAGCCCCTAATGCAAGGGTTCATGCGTCTGTATTGTCAATGTATGACAGTATGCGTTTGAAAAATCCAAAGATCGCTGGTAAATCAGAATCATGGGATGCGGTTAATGCTAATGTTGCAGCTTCTTTAGCAGAAGCAAAAGCAACAGGAAAACAAATCGTAGTATTAACGAATACCACTGCAAGTCCATCTACAGATAAGCTTATTGCGGAATTCATTGCAAAATATCCAGGTGCTAAGCATGTGGTATATGATGCAGTTTCTTCTTCTGAGGCGTTGGATGCTTTCCAGGAAGTTTACGGAGAGCGTGCTTTAGTAGATTACGATTTTGGTAAAGCAGCTACTATTGTTTCAGTAGGTGCCGATTTCCTTGGAGACTGGCAAGGTGGTGGATTTGATTGTAATTATGGTAAAGGCAGAGTTCCGAAAAACGGAAAAATGTCCCGTCATATTCAATTTGAATCAAACATGTCTTTAACGGGTGCAAATGCTGACAAGCGTTATCCAATGACTGTTACAGATCAAAAATTAGCCTTAGCAAAAATTTACGGCATTGTTACTGGTAATGCAGTAGCTGTTGGTAAATTTGCCAATGAGGAAGCGGTAAATAATGCTGCCGCCCAATTGAAAGCTGCGGGAAGTAAAGGAGTTTTAGTTTCTGGTCTTCAGGATAAAAACGCTCAGCTTTTAGTGTTGGCAATCAATCAGGCTTTGGGTAGTGAGGCTTTCAATACTACTCAGACAAGACAAATAAGAAAAGGTAACAGTGCTCAGGTGCTGGAATTACTAAACGATATTAAAGCAGGAAATGTACATACACTTATTATGAGTGGTGTAAATCCTGTGTATACTTTGCCAAACGGTAAAGAATTCGGTGAAGCGCTGAAAAAAGTTAAAACCAGTGTAACATTCTCTTTAAAAGAAGATGAGACCGTTTTAGCTTCTACTATTGCAGCTGCTGCACCACACTATTTAGAATCATGGGGCGATGTTACCATCGTGAAAGGGCATTATAGCCTTATGCAGCCTACGATTCGTCCTTTATTTGAGACCAAACAATTTCAGGAAGCTTTATTGACCTGGGCAGGAAACTCAACTTCCTACTATGATTACCTGAAAGGGTACTGGAATGCTTCAGTGCTTTCAGGAAAAACATGGAACCAGGCAGTACATGACGGTTTCTTCGTAGGTACGGTTTCTGGTGGTGGAGCTGGGTCAGTTGCAGGTATTGCAGCGGCAGCTACAGCATTAAGCCAGTCTAAACCAGCAGGAGCTTTAGAGCTTGTTTTGTATACTAAAACTGGTATGGGTGATGGTCAGCAGGCTAACAACCCATGGTTACAGGAGTTTCCGGATCCTATTACAAGAGTATCCTGGGATAACTACCTGACCATTTCCAGAGTTGATGCTGACAATTTAGGATTGAAAAACTACAATGTTGCTAATGGTGGTTTGAACGGAAGTTATGTAACGCTTGAAGTTGGAGGGACTAAACTTGAAAAAGTGCCTGTAATCATTCAGCCGGGACAAGCTAAAGGGACTGTAGGTCTTGCTTTAGGATACGGACGTAAAGCGGCCTTGAAAACAGAAATGCAGGTAGGTGTTAATGCTTACTCATTATACAAAGATTTTAATGGCGTTCAGGCTGTGAAAATCACGAAAGAATCCGGATCTGATCATGAATTTGCCTGCGTACAGCTGCAAAGAACCCTGATGGGAAGAGGTGATATCGTGAAAGAAACAACACTGAATATCTTCAATACAAAAGATGCAGAAATCTGGAACCCAGTTCCAATGGTATCTCTGGATCACAAAGAAACACCTTCTACAAAAGTGGACTTATGGACGGAATTTGACCGTTCTGTAGGGCATCACTTTAACTTGTCAATCGACTTGAACTCTTGTACAGGTTGTGGTGCGTGCGTTATCGCCTGCCATGCTGAAAACAACGTTCCTGTAGTTGGTAAGTCAGAGGTAAGAAGAAGCCGTGATATGCACTGGTTGCGTATTGACAGGTATTATTCTTCTGAAGAGACATTCGAAGGCGATGGTATTACTAAGGATAAGGCATCAGGATTAATGAATTCTATCGATACTTTCCAGGGTCTTGAGCATCCTTCTGATAACCCTCAGGTGGCATTCCAACCGGTAATGTGTCAGCACTGTAACCACGCACCTTGTGAAACGGTATGTCCTGTGGCTGCAACTTCTCACGGTCGTCAGGGACAAAACCATATGGCGTATAACCGTTGTGTAGGTACCCGTTACTGTGCAAATAACTGTCCTTATAAAGTACGTCGTTTCAACTGGTTCCTTTACAACAAAAACAGTGAATTCGATTATCATATGAACGATGATTTAGGTCGTATGGTATTGAATCCAGATGTAGTTGTTCGTTCCAGAGGGGTTATGGAAAAATGTTCTTTCTGTATCCAGTCTACTCAGGCAGTAATCTTAAAAGCGAAACGCGAAGGCAGAGTAGTGGCTAAAGATGAGTTTAACAACGCTTGTGCATGTTCAGCAGCTTGTAGCAGTGGTGCTATGGTCTTTGGAGATGTTAACGATAAAGAAAGCGAAGTAGCGCAACTGGTAGAGGATGATAGAATGTATCATTTATTAGAGCACATTGGAACAAAACCAAATGTATTCTACCACGTTAAAGTAAGAAATACCTAG
- a CDS encoding cytochrome c oxidase subunit I, with the protein MSAVAHDHDLSHDHEQEHHHKDTFISKYIFSYDHKMISKQYLITALVMGIIGIGMSLLFRIQLAWPEESFKVFQIFLGDKMAPGGVMKNDAYLALVTIHGTIMVFFVLTQGLSGTFSNLLIPLQIGARDMASGFMNMLSFWMFFLSSVIMISSLFVESGPASAGWTIYPPLSALPQAIPGSGMGMTLWLVSMAIFIASSAMGSLNYVVTVLNLRTKGMTMTRLPLTIWTFFITAVIGIVSFPVLLSAALLLIFDRSFGTSFFLSDIFISGEVLHNQGGSPVLFEHLFWFLGHPEVYIVILPAMGIVSEVMATNSRKPIFGYRAMITSILAIAFLSTIVWGHHMFVSGMNPFLGSVFTFTTLLIAIPSAVKAFNWITTLWKGNLQLNPAMLFSIGMVSTFISGGLTGIILGDSTLDINVHDTYFVIAHFHLVMGISALYGMFAGIYHWFPKMFGRMLNKNLGYIHFWVTAICAYGVFFPMHFIGMAGLPRRYYTNTNFPLFDDLQDVNVLITMFALIGAAFQLVFLWNFIYSIFYGQKATQNPWKSNTLEWTTPVEHIHGNWPGEIPEVHRWPYDYSKPGHELDYVPQTVPMKEGEEVLNH; encoded by the coding sequence ATGTCAGCAGTAGCTCACGATCACGATCTTTCACACGATCACGAACAAGAACATCACCATAAAGATACATTTATCAGTAAATATATCTTTAGTTATGATCATAAAATGATCTCCAAACAATACCTGATCACCGCTTTGGTTATGGGTATTATTGGGATTGGAATGTCGTTGCTTTTCAGGATTCAATTGGCATGGCCGGAAGAATCTTTTAAAGTTTTCCAAATCTTCTTAGGAGACAAAATGGCTCCGGGTGGTGTAATGAAAAATGACGCTTATCTGGCGTTGGTAACCATACACGGTACCATCATGGTATTCTTTGTATTGACACAAGGATTAAGTGGTACATTTAGTAACCTACTTATTCCCCTTCAGATTGGAGCAAGGGATATGGCATCAGGTTTCATGAACATGCTTTCGTTCTGGATGTTCTTCCTGTCGTCTGTAATCATGATCAGTTCCTTATTTGTAGAGTCAGGCCCTGCTTCTGCAGGATGGACAATTTATCCTCCTTTGAGTGCATTGCCACAGGCAATTCCAGGTTCTGGGATGGGTATGACACTATGGTTGGTTTCTATGGCTATCTTTATCGCATCTTCTGCAATGGGATCCCTGAACTACGTAGTAACCGTTCTTAACCTGCGTACAAAAGGTATGACAATGACCCGTCTTCCTTTAACAATATGGACATTCTTCATTACTGCTGTAATTGGTATTGTATCGTTCCCGGTATTATTATCTGCTGCATTATTATTGATCTTTGACAGAAGTTTCGGTACTTCATTCTTCTTATCGGATATCTTTATTTCTGGTGAAGTTTTACACAACCAGGGAGGTTCCCCGGTATTATTCGAACACTTATTCTGGTTCTTAGGACACCCTGAAGTATATATTGTAATCTTACCTGCAATGGGTATCGTTTCTGAAGTTATGGCTACGAATTCCCGTAAACCAATTTTCGGTTACAGAGCGATGATTACTTCTATCCTTGCTATTGCATTCTTATCGACTATCGTATGGGGTCACCATATGTTCGTTTCCGGTATGAATCCATTCCTTGGATCTGTATTTACATTTACAACATTATTGATCGCTATCCCGTCTGCGGTAAAAGCTTTCAACTGGATCACGACACTTTGGAAAGGTAACCTGCAGCTTAACCCTGCTATGCTTTTCTCTATCGGGATGGTATCTACATTCATCAGTGGTGGTTTGACAGGGATTATCCTTGGAGACAGTACACTGGATATTAATGTACACGATACGTATTTCGTAATCGCTCACTTCCACCTTGTAATGGGTATATCTGCTCTTTACGGTATGTTTGCCGGAATCTATCACTGGTTCCCAAAAATGTTCGGAAGAATGTTAAACAAAAACTTAGGGTACATTCACTTCTGGGTAACGGCAATATGTGCTTACGGAGTATTCTTCCCAATGCACTTTATCGGTATGGCAGGTCTTCCAAGACGTTACTATACCAATACCAACTTCCCATTATTTGATGACTTGCAGGATGTAAACGTTCTGATTACAATGTTCGCATTGATCGGTGCTGCATTCCAATTGGTTTTCTTATGGAACTTTATCTACAGTATTTTCTACGGACAAAAAGCAACGCAGAATCCATGGAAATCCAATACCTTAGAATGGACTACTCCAGTAGAACATATCCACGGTAACTGGCCTGGAGAGATTCCTGAAGTGCACAGATGGCCTTACGATTACAGTAAGCCAGGGCATGAACTGGATTACGTTCCTCAGACGGTTCCAATGAAAGAAGGTGAAGAAGTTTTAAATCACTAA
- a CDS encoding cytochrome c oxidase subunit II translates to MTSLLVIIVLVLLAIAVWQMTKIFDLTQIGASRRNNSGVANDADNNVQGYLMFGFLAFMYIFMIYGLFKWGHLVLGTPASEHGTDVDNLMTISMVLIFIVQFLTQALLFYFSYKYRGKEGNTALYFADNDKLEFIWTIIPVIVLAVLILYGLYAWTNIMFVDEDEDVIYVEIYGKQFSWEARYAGEDNVLGKANVRYIEGINTMGVDAADPYAQDDKVVSELHIPKGKKVVFKMRSQDVLHSAYMPHFRAQMNVVPGMVTQFAFTPTVTTAEMREDEEMVKKVANINKIRAKKSAELVAKGQTALDPYTFDYLLLCNKICGASHYNMQMKVVVDTPADFKKWLAEKPTLGKVLKEEADAKNAKDTTAVVAQVIQK, encoded by the coding sequence ATGACAAGTTTGTTGGTTATTATAGTTTTAGTTTTATTAGCCATTGCTGTATGGCAGATGACTAAAATATTCGATTTGACGCAGATTGGCGCTTCCAGAAGAAATAATTCCGGTGTGGCAAATGATGCGGATAACAATGTCCAGGGATACCTCATGTTCGGCTTTTTAGCGTTCATGTATATCTTTATGATCTATGGCCTATTCAAATGGGGACACTTAGTTTTGGGTACTCCGGCTTCCGAGCACGGTACCGATGTGGACAACCTGATGACCATTTCTATGGTATTGATCTTCATCGTCCAGTTTCTTACACAGGCATTATTATTTTACTTCTCTTATAAATACAGAGGTAAAGAAGGAAACACCGCATTATATTTTGCGGATAATGATAAATTAGAGTTCATCTGGACTATTATCCCGGTAATTGTTTTGGCTGTATTAATCCTTTACGGATTGTATGCATGGACCAACATCATGTTCGTTGATGAAGACGAAGATGTAATTTATGTAGAAATCTACGGAAAACAGTTCAGCTGGGAAGCTCGTTATGCTGGAGAAGATAATGTATTAGGGAAAGCCAACGTACGTTATATCGAAGGAATCAACACTATGGGTGTTGACGCTGCTGACCCGTATGCACAGGATGATAAAGTAGTAAGTGAACTTCACATTCCTAAAGGTAAAAAAGTAGTGTTCAAAATGCGTTCTCAGGACGTTTTACACTCTGCTTATATGCCACACTTTAGAGCACAGATGAACGTAGTGCCAGGTATGGTGACGCAATTTGCTTTCACACCAACCGTTACTACTGCTGAAATGCGTGAAGATGAAGAGATGGTGAAAAAAGTAGCAAACATCAACAAGATCCGTGCTAAGAAAAGTGCAGAGCTTGTGGCCAAAGGTCAAACGGCTTTAGATCCGTATACTTTTGATTATTTACTGCTTTGTAATAAAATTTGTGGTGCTTCGCACTATAACATGCAAATGAAAGTGGTGGTAGACACTCCGGCTGATTTCAAAAAATGGCTGGCAGAAAAACCTACTTTAGGTAAAGTGCTCAAAGAAGAAGCTGATGCTAAAAACGCAAAAGATACTACTGCGGTTGTAGCACAGGTTATACAGAAATAA
- a CDS encoding c-type cytochrome, producing the protein MKSLYKIALLVCLSAVVTSCFDKSKPNYQYFPNMYESVGYETYSESKAFANGKEGQLPAEGSIPRGFEPYDYPNTTEGYNAAKANSKSPLDSLSYDAPKAAALFTVYCAICHGDKGDGKGKLVQREKFLGVPSYADRDITVGSVFHVATYGLNAMGSHANQLNAHERWQVATYVMELKGKL; encoded by the coding sequence ATGAAAAGCTTATATAAAATAGCCCTATTGGTATGTTTATCAGCAGTAGTTACTTCTTGCTTTGATAAATCAAAACCAAACTATCAGTATTTTCCGAATATGTACGAATCGGTAGGGTATGAAACCTACTCTGAGTCCAAAGCATTCGCTAATGGAAAAGAAGGTCAGCTGCCTGCAGAGGGGTCAATCCCAAGAGGATTTGAACCGTATGACTATCCTAACACTACGGAAGGGTATAATGCTGCTAAAGCCAACTCAAAATCACCATTAGATTCTCTTTCTTATGATGCCCCTAAAGCTGCTGCGCTTTTCACAGTTTACTGTGCAATCTGCCACGGTGATAAAGGTGATGGTAAAGGAAAATTAGTCCAGAGAGAAAAATTCCTTGGAGTTCCGAGTTATGCCGACAGAGATATTACTGTTGGTAGTGTTTTTCATGTTGCAACGTATGGTTTAAATGCTATGGGTTCTCATGCAAATCAGCTGAACGCTCACGAACGTTGGCAGGTAGCAACATATGTGATGGAGCTAAAAGGAAAATTATAA
- a CDS encoding quinol:cytochrome C oxidoreductase, with the protein MYTFSSKLKTFSFILMALGVLGIGYGFWTAPKNTQDVEKILAAEEQHHGGHATAEAGHEPHHEAATAVEAPHGTEQNAVVPAATDATTTAAAFPAADSVHAVAEVPQHDVHADADKHTVSEADHHKEHEEHLEHVLHQLQNKPWAALYVACIFFMLIALGVLAFYAIQYAAQAGWSPVLFRVMEGITSYLLPGSVIFFILLLLCGFHFNHLFVWMDPEVVKVDRLIQGKSGYLNVPFFLIRAAIFLIGWNLYRHYSRKYSLLQDGANDDLYYKKSFKASAAFLVFFIVSESIMSWDWIMSVDPHWYSTLFGWYVFASFFVSGITVIAFFTLYLKSKGHLEYVNTSHFHDLAKFMFGISIFWTYLWFSQFMLIWYADIPEEVTYFVTRIEHYNLPFFGMVAMNFLFPVLLLLNTDFKRIPWLIVMAGTVILCGHYLDFFNMIMPATVGDRWFIGVSEIGSVLFFLGLFIFVAFTALTKESLLAKRNPFIGESKHFHY; encoded by the coding sequence ATGTACACATTTTCAAGCAAATTAAAAACATTTTCTTTCATCCTGATGGCTCTCGGCGTTTTAGGAATTGGATATGGTTTTTGGACTGCACCTAAAAATACACAAGATGTAGAGAAGATTTTAGCCGCAGAAGAGCAACATCATGGAGGGCATGCTACTGCTGAAGCAGGACATGAACCACACCACGAAGCTGCAACTGCTGTTGAAGCGCCTCATGGAACAGAACAAAACGCTGTAGTTCCAGCTGCAACCGATGCTACAACAACTGCTGCTGCCTTTCCGGCTGCAGACTCAGTACATGCCGTAGCAGAAGTGCCACAGCATGATGTTCATGCCGATGCAGACAAACACACCGTTTCAGAAGCGGATCACCACAAAGAGCATGAAGAACATTTGGAGCATGTATTGCACCAATTGCAAAACAAGCCTTGGGCTGCCTTATATGTAGCATGTATCTTTTTTATGTTAATCGCTCTTGGAGTATTGGCATTCTATGCGATCCAATATGCTGCTCAGGCAGGATGGTCTCCAGTATTATTCAGAGTAATGGAAGGGATTACAAGTTACCTGCTTCCAGGTTCTGTAATATTCTTTATCCTATTATTGTTATGCGGTTTCCACTTCAACCACCTATTTGTGTGGATGGATCCGGAAGTAGTAAAAGTAGATCGATTGATCCAGGGAAAATCAGGTTACCTGAACGTACCTTTCTTCCTGATCAGAGCTGCAATATTCCTGATTGGTTGGAACTTATACAGACACTATTCCCGAAAATATTCACTATTGCAGGATGGTGCCAATGATGATTTGTACTACAAGAAATCCTTTAAAGCTTCGGCGGCATTCTTAGTATTCTTTATCGTTTCTGAATCTATTATGTCCTGGGACTGGATCATGTCTGTTGACCCACACTGGTACAGTACATTATTTGGATGGTATGTATTTGCAAGTTTCTTTGTAAGTGGGATCACCGTAATTGCATTCTTTACTTTATACTTAAAATCTAAAGGGCATTTAGAATATGTAAACACAAGCCACTTCCATGATTTAGCGAAATTCATGTTCGGTATCAGTATTTTCTGGACGTACCTTTGGTTTTCACAATTCATGTTGATCTGGTATGCTGATATTCCGGAAGAGGTAACCTACTTCGTAACGCGAATTGAGCATTATAACCTGCCTTTCTTCGGAATGGTTGCCATGAACTTCCTGTTCCCTGTATTGTTATTATTAAATACCGATTTCAAGAGAATTCCATGGTTGATCGTAATGGCCGGTACTGTAATTTTATGTGGACATTATTTAGACTTCTTCAATATGATCATGCCTGCAACTGTTGGTGACAGATGGTTTATCGGAGTCTCTGAAATAGGATCAGTACTATTCTTTTTAGGATTATTCATCTTTGTTGCTTTTACAGCATTGACGAAAGAATCGCTTTTAGCAAAAAGAAATCCATTTATAGGAGAAAGTAAACATTTTCATTACTAA